The Salvelinus namaycush isolate Seneca chromosome 26, SaNama_1.0, whole genome shotgun sequence genomic sequence GGTTCGGTACTAGAATTTGTTACTTTCGGTACTTCTTTCAAATGTGTCTCACGTCATAAGGATTGAGAGGATCAAGTCTGTCTAGAAATTTGTCTGAATGTTctcaagggggcagtagtaagctagccaggctacttgtaCATGCAGCTGACAAAGTACAAGCTACTTAAGAAGCAAGCGAGAGCCCATAAtgacaataaaaaacagaaatatcacatttacataagtattcagaccctttactcagtactttgttgaatcacctttggcagcgattacagccttgagtctaattgtgtatgacgctacaaacttcggacacctgtatttgggttgtttctcccactcttctctgtagatcctcaagctctgtcaggttggatggggtgcgtcgctgcacagctattttcaggtctcttcagagatgctTGATCGGGTTCAGGCTCTGtctgggccaatcaaggacattcagagacttgtcccgaagccactcttgctttgtctggctgtgtgcttagggtcgttgtcctgttggtgaAGGTGAACCTCCACCACCCCaatttgaggtcctgagcgctctggagcaggtttttattaaggatctctctgtactttgctctgttcatcttctcctcaatcctgactagtctcccagtccctgtgcctgaaaaacatccccacagcatgatactgccaccaccatgcttcaccgtagggatggtgcacgGTTTCATGTACTGCCCAAAACTATGGGGATTCCCAGGGAGCCTGTCCTGACAGTTTTGCTTTTGTTATAGAGGAATTTCCCATTTCTTCGAAATCTCACGTCTGAGAGTAAGAATGTGTGGTGGGAGAAAGTTAGTTTTTCTTTCCAACATGATCCATGCCTAGCCAGTGGCTGGTCTAGTGCTGCCGCCCCCAGACTTCACATGCCTCTGAAGGCAGCGGTTTGATCCCTGGCCTTGCACTAATTTTCTATACTATATCCCTCATCTGTCTACCATACATGTTTAAGAACGACTGATCTAGGGGCCCTCTCAACAGACTTAGGGGTGATGTTAAGTccccatattattatttttacaaaaAAATTGGCCCCCATATTACCAAGGGGGACACCTGGGAATTTCCCAGAGGGGTAATAACACAGACCATCCTTGAAGGTTCATGATTTTAGAATTGTGTCAGACAAGAGGAAAGGGTATTTTCAAGTCAAGATTTGGAGTGCTTTCTTTCCTCTAGTCCAGCttttcttaaagtatgggtcgaGACCCAAAGTCGGTCGCGGACCTGTTAATGTGTCAGAGTAAATGTATAATGCACAACAAAGTTGATATCTGTTAAAATATGTTATTGTTGAATATGTATGTTCCTGAGGGAGGCAAAGGGCAAGTCTAGTATCAGTTCATGATAAGAAAGACCAGTTGCTGAGGAATCAGGACCATGAGGGATGTGGAATGCAACTTGAGATAAGGTCAACAGATGAAGAGAAGACATTGCTGGGAGGGGGGCCACAGAGACCCACCCCGAAGTCCATCCGATTATAGCCCTCACAGTTCCACACCTTTGAGGGTCCTAGATTTAGGTAGGGCCATGACAATACCAGTAAGAGGAACCTAGTGTTACGGACTAACAGAGAACAATGTCTATCTTAGACATACAAGAAGATAACTATGCCTTGTCGGAAGGTATATATATGGGCTTGTATGTTGTCTTTGCAGCTGcatgacccagtgggtgaataaacttggtttgagtttTACTCTATTCAGAACCTAACACCACGGACGGAGCACTTGATTCAGTAATACATATTTGTTCTATTATTGCCATCTCAATCTTGATTGTACACTGCACCACCGAAACATCTTTACATAACCTTTTGAGAATTCTGTGGGGTGGGATTATGTCTCATCCATACCATTTCTATGGCTGTTTTGGGCAATGTCAAGAGCTGATCAAAAACAGTGGTACTGAATGCTTGCACTAACTTAACCTGACAGAAACACTTAATTTGTCtcttcatttaaaatccaggtaGAATAAATAACAAGATTCAATTGGGAATTGTTAAAGAGTTCATGGATGGTTAATGTAACACTGAAGAAACGGAGAAGACAACTTTAACCAACAGCACATTTATTGACGTGAACCCAAAGTGTGTCTAGGACGAGCTGGAGGCAGCCACTGCAGCACGCCTGGGCTTGGGGGTGGTCCCTTCCCGGAATCCATTCCTGAAAAGGATGGGAAAAGAAAATAAGACATCTGCACATCACATAGAAGACTCAAATAGTAACCTCATTGCTCACCTACGCTATTATGCAACTTTTCATTCAGTCACTAAGAGTCTTTACCAGGTTGTGGTGTTATTTGTACCCAGCCTTGTGGAAGTCTGTTGGATGCATGTACACAACCGCTGAACAAACTAAGTAATAGATGGCAATAAGCAGACATATAAAACAATTTATTCTGCTATGGGACCTAGGTCACAACTGATGGCGGAGTGAAGCTCGCCTCAGTTCAGTGATTAATATGTTTTTACTAAGACATTTATTTGTTATCAAACTAATTTCCTCAAGCATTATTTCCAAGCAACAGCTTTAACGGAGCACAGGCTGATAGTGGCTTATTGGGCTACACAACCAGACAGGAGCAAAGAGTGATTCACATATAGCAGAGGAGTGTTGCACGGTCTACTGAAACTTCCGTACTTTTTCGATACGAGAACATGAAAAACGATTCGGTGCTAGAAGTTGTTACTTTCGGTACTACTTTCAGATGTGTCGCACGTCATAAGGATTGAGAGGATCAAGTCTGTCTGGTAATTTGTCTGAATGTTctcaagggggcagtagtaagctagccaggctacttgcACATGCAGCTGACAAAGTGCAAGCTACTTATTAAGAAGCAAGCGAGAGATAAAATGCATGGCTTCTAACAAAAACATACCTCCACGCCATCAGTTTGTTGACAAAACTTGGGAATACTTTGCTcatattaaatagtttttcctccactcaataccccataatgacaaaaatagCACATatgacaaaaaacagaaatagtataatagtcagagtcctttaggtgccttttggcaaactccaagtgggctgtcacatgccttttactgaggagtggcttccgtctggccactctaacaaaggcttgattggtggagtgctgcagagatggttgtccttctggaaggttctcccatctccacagaggaactccagagctctgtcagagtgaccatcaggctcttggtcacctcacctccctgaccaaggcccttctcccccgattgctccaaacttcttccatttaagaatgtagGAGGCTAGTGATCTTGGGGACCCTcaacgctgcagacattttttggtacccttacccagatctgttcctcgagctccacggacaattccttcgacctcatggcttggttttagctctgacatgcacagtcaactgtgggaccttatatagacaggtttgtgcctttccaaatcatgtgtaattaattacatttaccacaggtggactccaatcaagttgtagaaacatcaaggattatcaatagaaacaggatgcacgagctcaatttagagtatcatagcaaaaggtctgaatacctttgtaaataaggtatttaaaaataaaaatacatttgcaaaaaaatgtaaACCTGTTTTCAGTtagtcattattgggtattgtatgtagattgctgaggattttttatttatttaacccaatttaaaaggctgtaatgtaacaaaatgtggaaaaagtcaaggggtctgaatactttccgaaggcactttaTATTCAGCATGACATTCATGTGAGCGTTATAATAGAATTATAACCAAAAAGTCATTTGAGTTGCACTCATAACTATGACAGCAATATATTTAGACTGCCAGCCACCAACCCTGGGTGGAGCATTGTACCCTGGGAGTTGAAATGATCTCTGGGAATCGTAGTACGCTGTGTTAAAtccattgtatttctatggtgtgAAGACTATTGCAATAAAGAAGCTTCAGATTCAGTTGACATAACAGTAAAATGATTTTGTATGCCGAGTCCCAGATATGGTTTTGCATAAGGAAAATGTAAGTTATTCTTCTGTTATTTAATAGGGTGTTTTATTTTTTTGATAGAAATTGAATATAGAACAGAAGAGGctctatttgttattttatttgttCTACCAGATAACATATTGCGCAAAAAAAATGTGAAGCCCAGTGGTTGTTTTGTGACTAGCTAACTCTTTCTGCCATGGTATCGAGTAtcgtgatactaaacctggtatcgaaGTAAAAAATTTGGGTACCGtgacaacatttacatttaagtcatttagcagacgctcttatccagagcgacttacaaattggaaagttcatacatattcatcctggtccccccgtgggaattgaacccacaaccctggcgttgcaagcgccatgctctaccaactgagccacacgggacacgGGACCGGGACAACACTACAGCAGAGCATCAACCACCACAAATTTACTCTCATTTTAGAATGACCTGCATGTCCTTCACATTTGATCAACTCAGGCCCATGAGACCCACAATCCTGCAGGTTTACATTTTCCCCTGCACTAATGTTACTGATTGGCTGGAGTGCACCATGGTCGCCACCTTCAGTGGGCAAGAAACAGGAGAAAACGCTTTGAAAAGGGGAGAGCGTCCCACCTGAACTTGGCAAAAAACATTTTGCCATGTGCCCTACCAGATAACCCTGGCTTTTCAATGGCAAATATCAGCAGGACTGTATACCTTGGCTTTACACTGTGCTCACCTGAATCTGCGGTAGACGACCCTCAGATGTCTCAGGCGGCCGGTCCCAGTGGTGCTCCTCCTCTTGGCCTTAGCGCTCCAGTTGTCTACAGAAAGAGACGACAGGTCAATACACACAAAGGGAAACTGCAGAAAGAAATAtcacaaagcaggatcaatggcTATCATCAGCGAACATTCCAAAAATATCCTTAACTAAATTTGCAGATCCTTGACAATAGAGCACCATTGAATTAGTGGAAGCCAAGACTTCAGGGCAGGCCTGGTTTTAGCTATACGTGTTAGTCTCGTAAGGGACAATTATAGCATTTTAgtaaaccctaacccttttcccaATCTTGACCTAATTCTCCTAGCCTGCCACGAGTAACTTTTCTTTTTTTGGActgcatatgtacagttgaagtcggaagtttacatacacttaggttggagtcattaaaactaggttttcaaccactccacaaatttcttgttaacaaactatagttttggcaagtcggttaggacatctactttgtgcattaaTCTTTCCAACATTTGTatacggacagattatttcacttacaatttactgtatcacaattccagtgggtcagaagtttatatacactaagttgactgtgcctttatacagcttggacaattccagaaaatgatgtcatggctttagaaacttctgattggctaattgacatcatctgagtcaattggaggtgtacctgtggatgtatttcaaggcctaccttcaaactcagtgcatctttgcttgacatcatgagaaaatcgaAAGAAGTcggccaagacctcataaaaaaaattggagacctccacaagtggCCACACTAcaaactgactgttacttttgatttccacatgtctgtggaacttgctcagtttatgtctcagttgttgaatcttatgttcatacaaatatttacacatgttaagttttctgaaaataaacagttgacagtgaggacgtttcttttttttgctgagtttaactATTAAGTTGGGTCCAGCCCAAAGCTTGCACTAGCGAACTTTCAACactgtataaaatattctgggccctcagagtttcagGCTATTTACACAAGGGATAAGAAGCAGTGCTGACTAGGGCAGGAGCTGAGTAccagcacctcaaatgttctactgcttgagctcctgttcctcgtattgaatattagctcaaaagtattgtggagctcttgcacctaaatataaacagtaccagcacccaaaatgagtaccggaacctatttcTGTCCAAGTCCAGCATTGATAAGAAGTATGACGTTTCCACACGATCAGAACATGCCATTTTTCGATTTCACACAGAGTGGTAAGCTGgaaagattttttaaatatattgaggaactattgtcattctcaatttCTTTGTTTGcggtgaagaaaacattactttgagaagctctcCGGGCCATTAGTGGTGTtgcgttaagccaatcagaattaCCTACAGATCCCCCAAATGTGCACAGTTATATGCCTGCATTTgcacgcaggccaggtagcctataagCCTACTTCTATGAGTGCTTGTCCTTAACaggctccaaacaaaagacaatggctaaattgacaaaactcgtaaatggaatgaaataaaccaaaacttgttgcATTGCAGCATAGGTTGTGCACTCTTCAAATAATGTGTccactcagacaatgagaaaggGGAACATTTGGGAGGAGCATGGCTATGTGGTACaagagctcaatttggcctctgctTGCCCATGGAGGCTTTGCTTTTGCATCACACCCTCCAGCCTCTGACCACATTTTCAGAACAAGCATATATTGGCTTTTCGTCTAGGcttccgcaatggattagttcactgagatgggcgcaaataaataaaacacacacCCGCTTGACTAAAAAAAATATTGGCCGACCAACAGCCTaatgaccaaacaatcgaccaattggggtcagccctaccAAATGGCAACATTTATAAGCCTACATTTGCGCGCAGGTCAGATAGCCTAGGCCTAgttctatgcgtaatcaggtgcgtGTCCTTACTCAAGATTGACAGGAGTGCTccaaaacaaaagacaatgaacaaattgacaactcgtaaatggaatgaaatcaACCAAAACGTTTCCCTCACAAGTGTAGACTAGGTTGTGCGCTCTGCAAACAACATATCCACTCCTACAATGACAATGGTAAAactaataatatattgaatgcattaacagaagtTACCATAACtaaaacattgtagattagaaattatgGTAATTAACAGTTAATGTACTACTGGTGTGCCGCCTCCGCAACGGaatagtccactcagacaggtgtGAATCAGACAGATGTCTTGTGTGCACTAACATacatttatatacactgctcaaaaaaataaaagggaacacttaaacaacacaatgtaactccaagtcaatcacacttctgtgaaatcaaactgtccacttaggaagcaacactgattgacaataaatttcacatgctgttgtgtaaatggaatagacaacaggtggaaattataggcaattagcaagactgcaggtggtgaccacagaccacttctcagttcctatgcttcctggctgatgttttggtcacttttgaatgctggcggtgccttcactctagtggtagcatgagacggagtctacaacccacacacgtggctcaggtagtgcagctcatccaggatggcacatcaatgcgagctgtggcaagaaggtttgctgtgtctgtcagcgtagtgtccagagcatggaggcgctaccaggagacaggccagtacatcaggagacatggaggaggccgtaggagggcaacaacccagcaacaggaccactacctccgcctttgtgcaagaaggagcactgccagagccctgcaaaatgacctccagcaggccacaaatgtgcatgtgtctgctcaaacggtcagaaacagactccatgagggtggtatgagggcccgacgtccacaggtgggggttgtgcttacagcccaacaccgtgcaggacgtttggcatttgccagagaacaccaagagtggcaaattcgccactggcgccctgtgctcttcacagatgaaagcaggttcacactgagcacatgtgacagacgtgaaagtctggagacgccgtggagaacgttctgctgcctgcaacatcctccagcatgactggtttggcggtgggtcagtcatggtgtggggtggcatttctttggggggccgcacagccctccatgggctcgccagaggtagcctgactgccattagttaccgagatgagatcctcagaccccttgtgagaccatatgctggtgcggttggccctgggttcatttacattttaagtcatttagcagacgctcttatccagagcgacttacaagtacatacattcatactttttttgtactggccccccgtgggaatcgaacccacaaccctggcgttgcaagcgccatgctctaccaactgagccacacggggttcctcctaatgcaagacaatgctagacatcatgtggctggagtgtgtcagcagttcctgcaagaggaaggcattgatgctatggactggcccgcccgttccccagacctgaatccaattgagcacatcggggacatcatgtctcgctccatccaccaacgccacgttgcaccacagactgtccaggagttggcggatgctttagtccaggtctgggaggagatccctcaggagaccattcgcctcctcatcaggagcatgcccaggcgttgtagggaggtcatacaggcacgtggaggccacacacactactgagcctcattttgacttgttttaaggacattacatcaaagttggatcagcctgtagtgtggttt encodes the following:
- the LOC120021761 gene encoding 60S ribosomal protein L37-like, which codes for MTKGTSSFGKRRNKTHALCRRCGSKAYHLQKSSCGKCGYPEKRKRSYNWSAKAKRRSTTGTGRLRHLRVVYRRFRNGFREGTTPKPRRAAVAASSSS